From a single Stomoxys calcitrans chromosome 4, idStoCalc2.1, whole genome shotgun sequence genomic region:
- the LOC106090050 gene encoding protein screw, translated as MASKMLYIELFLLLHLTQGTTAHNMKNDFIMDTIDQMPVPNDIKELTGYEFDLADILGFGNDHHERLPRHLPLKSSASKFLLEVYSDLTENEEELDHVREHLTRGRQRRALREERFITKFDRMEIEKCNNIVTFSSKKGALTSNVMADLPIATDMVIGFNTNDVPRDLQLVHSALRLYQQPNLGKFVQNTDTQQASISIYQRVVLRKQYTGALRILASVNTTTSHKGWLEFNMTRILTRWLQHKTSQVVRLNELVIGVTLEMENVAHEKKSIEILPSDLGLVQPNITEDMIDLQPFIIGYFNGPELMNKIQKLRFKRDVIKRKRKADFYQRRPPPPPIQEIYKLPKTCERLNFTLDFNDLHMHDWVIAPKKFEAFFCGGECNFPLGSKMNATNHAIVQTLMHLKQPNLPKPCCVPTVLGSISILHYLNEDSVNLSKYPQSVAKECGCH; from the exons ATGGCTAGTAAGATGCTGTACATCGAACTATTTTTGTTACTCCACTTAACACAAGGAACGACAGCTCATAATATGAAAAATGATTTTATAATGGACACTATCGATCAAATGCCAGTTCCTAACGACATTAAGGAGTTAACTGGATACGAGTTTGATCTGGCCGATATATTGGGTTTCGGCAATGATCATCATGAACGACTTCCGAGACATCTTCCCCTCAAGAGTTCTGCTTCGAAATTCCTTCTGGAGGTGTATAGTGACCTAACGGAAAACGAAGAAGAATTGGACCATGTGCGAGAACATTTAACAAGAGGCCGCCAGCGAAGGGCTCTTAGGGAAGAAcgttttataacaaaatttgacCGCATGGAGATTGAAAAATGCAATAATATTGTAACATTTTCAAGCAAAA AGGGTGCATTAACTTCGAATGTCATGGCCGACTTGCCCATTGCCACAGACATGGTGATTGGTTTTAATACAAACGATGTTCCCCGTGACCTACAATTGGTTCATTCTGCTCTGCGTTTATACCAGCAGCCCAATTTGggtaaatttgtacaaaatacagACACTCAACAGGCGTCCATATCCATTTACCAACGTGTGGTCTTGCGTAAACAATACACTGGCGCATTGAGAATATTGGCATCGGTCAACACAACTACCTCACACAAAGGCTGGCTGGAATTTAATATGACTCGCATACTGACAAGGTGGCTGCAGCATAAAACTTCACAGGTGGTTAGACTTAATGAGCTGGTCATCGGTGTTACCCTAGAAATGGAAAATGTGGCACATGAAAAGAAATCCATTGAAATATTGCCTAGCGATTTAGGTTTGGTACAACCGAATATCACCGAAGATATGATTGATTTGCAGCCCTTCATCATAGGTTATTTCAATGGGCCTGAACTCATgaataaaatccaaaaattgCGTTTCAAGCGCGATGTTATCAAACGTAAAAGGAAGGCTGACTTCTATCAGCGCAGACCACCGCCGCCACCTATACAGGAAATCTACAAATTGCCCAAGACCTGTGAACGCTTAAACTTTACATTGGATTTCAATGATTTGCATATGCATGATTGGGTCATTGCTCCAAAGAAATTCGAGGCATTCTTTTGCGGCGGTGAATGCAACTTCCCCTTGGGTTCGAAAATGAATGCCACCAATCATGCCATCGTTCAGACGCTAATGCATTTGAAGCAACCGAATTTGCCAAAACCCTGCTGCGTACCCACTGTCCTCGGTTCAATATCCATATTGCATTATCTAAATGAGGATAGTGTGAATTTGAGTAAATATCCCCAAAGTGTAGCCAAAGAATGTGGTTGCCATTAa